A stretch of Candidatus Symbiobacter mobilis CR DNA encodes these proteins:
- a CDS encoding oxidative damage protection protein → MARTVHCVKLGIEAEGLDIPPYPGPLGQRIWANVSKEAYAQWVRRQTMLINEYRLNLSDPRARQYLARQMEAHFFGDSPEPEPNPVDSTGG, encoded by the coding sequence ATGGCAAGAACTGTTCATTGCGTCAAGCTTGGCATCGAAGCTGAAGGGCTTGACATCCCCCCTTACCCCGGCCCCTTGGGGCAGCGCATCTGGGCCAACGTGAGCAAGGAAGCGTATGCACAATGGGTGCGGCGCCAGACGATGCTGATTAACGAATACCGCCTGAACCTCTCCGACCCGCGTGCCCGCCAATACTTGGCCCGGCAGATGGAAGCCCATTTTTTTGGCGACAGCCCTGAGCCTGAGCCAAATCCTGTGGACTCGACGGGCGGATAG